From a region of the Paenibacillus sp. FSL R10-2734 genome:
- a CDS encoding Ger(x)C family spore germination protein: protein MKKSWIVHIVLIGLSILCGGCWDQTELKEVALCVAMSIEQTPDQQFLLSFQVINPGSIVEGQQGGGGGTSSVTTYKSTGVSVAEASRKVTMQLSRKMLFSHMSVIVIDSEIAKQGIKKIFDVFLRDHEMRMQTNVIISRDVPASKLLKLVTTMERIPANQLSQQLILVEKLWGETHHIQIDEVIRQLAHHGKELTVGGVSIAGDQDKLDKRDNTDTIQPASTLITKGIAIFDGDKLWSWLDQEKARGYLWTQKTMKRTALRTDCKGQKDGLTIDINREKSSLRVIKRNNRYVLHVHIQTSGSIRELGKCSNERLENAFLLKLEKQVGKQIQDEIENTLIALQQQKLDAFGFGASIDRMDRKEWRRIEDQWPELFRTAERDVRVEMSIGNTGMTINPTQVE, encoded by the coding sequence GTGAAGAAGTCGTGGATCGTTCATATTGTACTTATCGGTCTCTCTATTTTGTGTGGGGGTTGCTGGGATCAGACCGAACTCAAAGAAGTGGCTTTGTGTGTCGCGATGTCGATTGAACAAACACCTGATCAGCAATTTTTGTTATCTTTTCAGGTAATTAACCCGGGATCGATCGTAGAGGGTCAGCAAGGTGGTGGTGGAGGAACGTCCAGTGTCACCACGTATAAGAGCACTGGAGTATCTGTTGCGGAAGCTTCGCGTAAAGTTACGATGCAGTTGTCCCGTAAAATGCTATTTTCACATATGTCGGTCATCGTTATTGATAGCGAAATCGCCAAGCAAGGGATTAAAAAAATATTTGACGTCTTCCTGCGGGATCATGAAATGCGCATGCAGACGAACGTGATCATTTCACGTGATGTGCCGGCCTCGAAATTATTGAAGCTTGTCACGACCATGGAGAGAATTCCAGCGAATCAACTTTCACAGCAGTTAATCTTAGTTGAGAAGTTATGGGGGGAGACACACCATATCCAAATCGATGAAGTTATTCGACAATTGGCACATCATGGAAAAGAACTTACCGTTGGTGGCGTAAGCATTGCAGGCGATCAAGATAAGCTAGACAAACGAGATAACACGGATACGATTCAGCCAGCGTCGACATTAATTACCAAGGGAATTGCGATCTTCGATGGGGATAAACTCTGGAGTTGGCTGGATCAAGAGAAAGCTCGAGGATATTTGTGGACACAAAAGACGATGAAGCGCACAGCATTGAGAACGGATTGTAAAGGGCAAAAAGATGGGTTGACGATCGATATCAATCGCGAGAAATCATCATTGCGTGTCATCAAGCGTAATAACCGCTATGTGTTGCATGTGCATATTCAAACTTCCGGATCCATTAGAGAATTAGGCAAATGCTCGAATGAACGCCTTGAGAATGCATTCCTGCTGAAGCTGGAGAAGCAGGTTGGTAAACAGATCCAAGATGAAATCGAGAATACGCTCATTGCTTTACAACAGCAGAAGTTAGATGCTTTTGGGTTTGGAGCTTCTATCGATCGTATGGATCGGAAGGAGTGGAGAAGAATTGAGGACCAATGGCCTGAGCTATTTCGTACAGCAGAGCGGGATGTTCGGGTTGAAATGTCCATAGGGAACACAGGAATGACCATTAATCCGACGCAAGTCGAATAG
- a CDS encoding ArsB/NhaD family transporter — protein MEQQAIWAIGIFLLIYGLIISEKIHRTILAMLGAIVMVAMGIVDQETALHHIDFNTLGLLVGMMMIVGITAETGLFKYAAVKSAKLAKGKPRRILIALFVITAIASAFLDNVTTVLLMVPVTFSITRQLRIHPLPFLMSQIIASNVGGTATLIGDPPNIMIGSAVKELTFMSFINNLAPVIIIIMLAYIPLLLLMFGKQIKSTPELQKSIMDMDEKAMITDHKLMRKCLIVLGITIAGFFLHQTLHLESATVALAGAFLLLLLTGGEHMLEKAFRSVEWITIFFFVGLFVLVSGLVETGVIAELAAKAIELTGGDVLMSSMMILWVSAIASAFLDNIPFVATMIPLIQEMGQMGITNLEPLWWSLALGACLGGNGTLIGASANLIVAGLAGKEGYPITFMKYLKVGFPLMLLSIVISSVYLYLRYLM, from the coding sequence ATGGAACAGCAAGCGATTTGGGCAATAGGTATTTTTCTACTGATTTATGGACTGATTATTTCTGAGAAAATTCATCGTACGATCTTAGCGATGTTAGGTGCTATTGTTATGGTAGCGATGGGTATTGTCGATCAGGAGACGGCACTGCATCACATTGATTTTAATACCCTTGGACTACTTGTAGGGATGATGATGATTGTAGGGATTACTGCAGAGACAGGACTCTTTAAATATGCGGCTGTGAAATCAGCTAAGCTAGCGAAAGGGAAACCGAGACGGATACTGATTGCCTTGTTTGTTATTACTGCAATTGCTTCAGCTTTCTTGGATAATGTTACGACAGTGCTGTTAATGGTACCCGTTACTTTCAGTATTACAAGGCAACTACGAATTCATCCGCTACCTTTTTTGATGTCACAAATTATCGCATCGAATGTCGGTGGAACGGCAACATTGATTGGAGATCCGCCTAATATTATGATTGGCAGTGCTGTGAAAGAGCTGACGTTTATGTCTTTTATCAATAATCTGGCACCTGTGATTATCATCATTATGTTGGCGTATATCCCACTTCTACTACTGATGTTTGGTAAACAAATTAAATCCACTCCGGAATTGCAGAAGAGCATCATGGACATGGATGAGAAGGCAATGATTACGGATCATAAGCTGATGCGAAAATGTTTGATTGTACTCGGAATTACGATTGCAGGGTTCTTTTTACATCAGACGCTACATTTGGAGTCCGCTACAGTTGCCTTAGCAGGCGCTTTTTTACTGCTCTTACTAACCGGGGGAGAGCACATGCTGGAAAAAGCTTTTCGTAGTGTGGAATGGATTACGATATTCTTTTTTGTTGGACTGTTTGTTCTGGTATCCGGGCTCGTTGAGACGGGTGTCATCGCGGAGCTGGCTGCCAAGGCGATTGAATTAACGGGTGGGGACGTTCTCATGAGCTCGATGATGATCTTATGGGTAAGTGCGATTGCCTCTGCGTTTCTTGATAATATTCCTTTTGTAGCAACGATGATTCCTTTAATTCAGGAGATGGGGCAGATGGGGATCACCAATCTGGAGCCCCTCTGGTGGAGTTTGGCCTTGGGTGCTTGCTTGGGTGGCAATGGTACATTGATCGGTGCCAGTGCCAATCTGATCGTTGCTGGTCTTGCTGGTAAAGAGGGCTACCCGATTACGTTCATGAAGTATTTGAAGGTGGGTTTCCCTTTAATGCTGCTGTCTATTGTGATCTCAAGCGTATATTTGTATTTAAGATATCTGATGTGA
- a CDS encoding spore germination protein has translation MNGLQRENHEELLIHLDQNMQAIQNRLGYSSDIVTRYIEHDQGQIAIVYLDGLTDSKTINDFILKSIMEQRGFDPHQSSMPPQSLFRMIQNYGIAIGNLQVYTHIQDVVGEILGGNTAILVNGYSQALVSSTQGGDKRAVSEPTSQATVRGPKDSFTESLVTNLTLVRRRIKSESLHFESLKLGEHTKTEIRVAYMRDIAEESMVQDIRMRLQQIELDGVLESGYLEEYLIDHPYSPFPLIYNTERPDTVAGSLLDGRVAIFVDGTPHVLIAPVSFFQFIQSAEDYYQRFYFSSILRMLRLVSFLMSFLTPALYVAAITFHHAMIPTPLIISFASQSENVPFPAIIQAFILIAALEILYEAGIRMPKVIGSAISIVGALVMGEAAVQAGFVASSMVIVISMTAITTFALPSYNLGITARLFRVVFLVLGATFGFFGVLLGLFCVVGHMSHLSSFGYPYLTSYAPNVPEDHKDAIFRAPLWKFRTRPVGLAQNRRKKS, from the coding sequence GTGAATGGGCTGCAACGGGAGAATCATGAAGAACTACTTATTCACTTAGATCAAAATATGCAGGCCATTCAGAACAGGCTGGGATATAGTTCAGACATCGTTACGCGCTACATTGAACATGATCAGGGACAGATAGCGATTGTATATCTTGATGGGCTAACCGATAGCAAGACGATTAACGATTTCATATTGAAATCCATCATGGAGCAACGTGGTTTTGACCCTCATCAGTCATCGATGCCGCCTCAATCCTTGTTCCGAATGATTCAGAACTATGGGATCGCGATCGGCAACCTACAAGTCTACACTCACATTCAAGACGTCGTTGGAGAAATTCTTGGGGGAAACACGGCGATTCTGGTGAATGGGTACTCCCAGGCGTTAGTTAGTAGCACGCAAGGTGGTGACAAAAGAGCGGTAAGCGAGCCGACTTCGCAAGCGACCGTAAGAGGTCCCAAGGACAGCTTTACGGAATCCCTCGTGACGAATCTGACGTTGGTAAGACGGCGTATCAAAAGCGAATCACTGCATTTTGAGTCGTTAAAGCTCGGAGAACATACGAAAACGGAAATTCGTGTTGCATATATGCGCGATATTGCAGAAGAAAGTATGGTGCAGGATATCCGAATGAGATTGCAGCAGATTGAGCTGGATGGAGTGTTGGAATCGGGATATCTCGAAGAGTATTTAATAGATCATCCCTATTCCCCTTTCCCCCTCATCTATAACACGGAAAGACCGGATACCGTAGCAGGCAGCTTGCTGGATGGCAGAGTAGCGATCTTTGTTGATGGAACACCGCATGTATTGATCGCACCAGTCAGCTTTTTTCAATTTATTCAGAGCGCGGAGGATTACTACCAACGCTTTTATTTCTCATCCATTCTTCGGATGCTCCGGTTAGTTTCATTTCTTATGTCTTTCCTTACACCAGCACTTTACGTGGCAGCAATAACATTTCATCATGCGATGATTCCAACACCACTCATTATTAGCTTTGCATCTCAATCGGAGAATGTCCCTTTTCCAGCGATTATCCAAGCCTTCATTCTCATCGCAGCACTAGAAATATTATATGAAGCGGGGATTCGGATGCCGAAAGTGATTGGTTCTGCGATCTCTATCGTTGGTGCGTTAGTGATGGGGGAAGCTGCTGTGCAGGCGGGGTTCGTGGCTTCTTCTATGGTAATTGTGATATCCATGACGGCGATCACGACGTTTGCCTTACCCTCGTACAATTTAGGTATTACAGCCCGTCTGTTCCGAGTGGTTTTTCTTGTGCTCGGTGCTACGTTTGGTTTTTTCGGCGTGTTATTAGGTTTATTCTGCGTAGTCGGCCATATGAGTCATTTGAGTTCCTTCGGGTATCCATACCTCACATCCTATGCACCCAATGTTCCCGAGGATCATAAAGATGCGATCTTTCGAGCTCCCCTGTGGAAATTCCGAACGCGTCCAGTAGGGCTTGCCCAGAATAGACGAAAGAAGAGCTAG
- a CDS encoding GerAB/ArcD/ProY family transporter, whose product MRNNQNVMHFSQLFRLMVLFELGSALVFPLNVEAKEAGWISTLLGMALALLFYVVFCYIARDNPRQPLTVVIEGIIGRVPGKILAFLYTLFFIYQASRQFNDFALLMNVSVFDQTPIIMIHAMMVVTIGYVLSLGIVVLARTGEVFYVVMLSMILLSSVLIVVSGIVDLERLMPILGDGVGSILMSFPRSVNFPFTEVIAFMMLTPFLKERGSLLRTGIISLIFSGLILAWITALNVSVLGVDILSQSFFPFLMSISEVNISNFIQRLDVIAVMMLIIGVFFKASIFYAASVVAVYRLFHMTSYRTAVLLVGMVTFLSAIVISPNSSHHIQEGLISNQWFIYLPFEMTIPVLLGGWVWLRNKFKREHNT is encoded by the coding sequence ATGAGGAATAACCAGAACGTGATGCATTTCTCACAATTATTTCGGTTGATGGTGTTATTCGAGCTAGGAAGTGCCTTAGTGTTCCCACTCAATGTTGAGGCCAAAGAAGCGGGATGGATATCGACGCTGTTAGGCATGGCGTTAGCTTTGTTATTTTACGTCGTGTTCTGTTATATCGCCCGGGATAATCCTCGTCAGCCGTTAACTGTTGTTATCGAAGGCATTATTGGGAGGGTGCCAGGTAAAATCCTAGCCTTTCTTTATACTTTATTTTTCATTTACCAAGCTTCTCGGCAGTTTAATGATTTTGCCCTGTTAATGAATGTATCGGTATTCGACCAAACGCCGATCATTATGATTCATGCCATGATGGTCGTGACCATTGGCTACGTACTGTCCCTTGGGATAGTGGTGCTAGCCCGAACAGGCGAAGTCTTCTATGTCGTAATGCTAAGTATGATTCTACTCTCGAGTGTCTTGATTGTTGTTTCGGGTATTGTGGATCTTGAACGGTTAATGCCGATCCTCGGGGACGGGGTTGGCAGCATTCTGATGTCGTTTCCACGTTCAGTTAATTTTCCGTTTACAGAAGTGATTGCCTTTATGATGTTGACTCCATTCCTGAAAGAGCGTGGGTCCTTACTGCGCACGGGGATCATCAGCTTGATTTTCAGTGGATTAATATTAGCTTGGATTACGGCATTGAATGTTTCCGTGCTGGGCGTGGATATCTTGAGCCAATCGTTTTTTCCTTTCCTGATGTCAATTAGCGAGGTTAATATCTCCAATTTTATTCAACGGTTAGATGTGATCGCAGTTATGATGCTGATCATTGGCGTTTTTTTTAAAGCAAGCATCTTCTATGCGGCTTCTGTAGTTGCGGTTTATCGGTTGTTTCATATGACGAGCTACCGAACGGCGGTCCTTCTTGTAGGAATGGTTACTTTCCTTTCAGCTATTGTGATTAGTCCGAATTCTTCGCATCATATACAAGAGGGTCTCATCTCCAATCAATGGTTTATTTATTTGCCCTTTGAGATGACGATCCCTGTCTTGCTCGGGGGATGGGTGTGGTTGCGTAACAAATTTAAACGCGAACACAATACTTAA
- a CDS encoding LLM class flavin-dependent oxidoreductase, translating to MSNEVTTAPASDFEFGIYTLGDIVADCHNGNKISPKQRLDEVVAAAKLADEAGLDVFGVGEHHRLDFAISSVPVVLAAISQVTRRIKLTSATTVLSTIDPVRVFEDFATLDLLSNGRAEIIAGRGAFVESFPLFGYELEDYHRLFTENINLLLELNKHEIMNWEGSFRSPLKDSEIAPRPLQQRLPVWIGVGGSPESAEKAGTLGTGMAIAILSGSPEPFQELAATYRRAGILAGHAPEDLKIAITSHGYIAETSQQALDEYYPYYYSYRNSISPKPGQEYKVSRDDFGQYVSADNTMAVGSPQQIIEKILYQHELFGHSRFMTQLDIGGLPYAKVTKAIELLATEVAPVVRREIAKKNSR from the coding sequence ATGAGTAACGAGGTAACCACAGCACCAGCATCCGATTTTGAATTCGGTATCTACACCTTAGGAGACATTGTAGCTGATTGTCATAACGGTAATAAGATTAGCCCAAAACAACGACTCGACGAAGTTGTAGCTGCGGCCAAGCTAGCAGATGAAGCAGGGCTTGATGTATTTGGTGTAGGTGAGCATCACCGACTTGATTTTGCAATTTCTTCGGTTCCAGTCGTTCTGGCAGCCATCTCTCAGGTTACTCGTAGAATCAAGCTGACGAGCGCCACCACCGTATTAAGCACCATTGATCCCGTTCGCGTGTTCGAGGATTTCGCCACACTTGATTTACTGTCGAATGGCCGCGCAGAGATTATTGCGGGACGTGGTGCTTTTGTGGAATCTTTTCCGCTCTTCGGGTATGAACTTGAAGACTATCATCGACTATTCACCGAGAATATCAATCTGCTTTTGGAGCTTAACAAGCATGAAATTATGAACTGGGAGGGCTCCTTCCGTTCACCCCTGAAGGATTCTGAGATTGCTCCACGCCCTCTTCAGCAAAGACTTCCTGTATGGATTGGCGTAGGCGGTTCTCCTGAAAGCGCGGAGAAAGCTGGAACACTTGGAACCGGAATGGCCATCGCCATTCTTAGCGGCAGTCCAGAGCCTTTCCAAGAGCTTGCCGCAACTTATCGACGCGCCGGAATTCTGGCAGGGCATGCACCTGAGGATCTAAAGATTGCAATTACTAGCCACGGCTACATTGCCGAAACCTCACAGCAGGCGCTGGATGAATATTACCCATATTACTATAGTTACCGGAATTCCATCAGTCCAAAACCTGGACAAGAATACAAAGTGTCTCGTGACGACTTTGGGCAATATGTATCTGCTGATAACACGATGGCTGTGGGCAGCCCGCAGCAAATTATTGAGAAAATTCTCTATCAGCATGAGCTGTTCGGCCATAGCCGCTTTATGACTCAGCTCGATATCGGCGGGCTTCCTTACGCCAAGGTAACCAAGGCCATTGAACTATTGGCAACAGAGGTTGCCCCTGTTGTGCGGCGCGAGATTGCCAAGAAGAACAGCCGTTAG